Genomic segment of Halostella limicola:
GGCGCTCGACGTCGTCGACACGTTCGAACCGGTCGTCAAGTGGAACACGCAGGTGAGCGCGCCCGAGACCGTCCCCGAATCCGTGCGGAAGGCGTTCAAGCTCGCCGAGCACGAGAAGCCCGGCGCGACCCACCTCGAAGTCCCCGAGGACGTGGCGGCCGAGTCGATCGACGCGACGCCGCTGCCGACGCGCGACCGGGTGCGCCGCCCCGATCCCGACGGGGCGTCGCTCTCGCGCGCCGCCGACCTGATCGGCGCGTCGGACCGTCCCATCGTCCTCGCGGGCAACGGCGCGGTGCGGACCCGCGCCGCAGAGCAGCTGCGGGCGTTCGTCGAGACGACGAACGTCCCGGTCGTCGCGACGTTCATGGGGAAGGGCGCGGTTTCGGACGCCGACGAGCACTCGCTGCTGACGCTCGAATCCGGCCCGGACGACGAGGCGGCGACGGCTATCGAGCGCGCCGACTGCGTCGTCGCCGTCGGCTACGACATCGCGGAGCACGACCCCCAGGAGTGGAACCCCAGTCCCGACAAGACGGTGATTCACGTCGACGCCGAACCCGCGGAGGTGTACCGCCACTACAACCCCGACGTGGAGGTCGTCGCGGACGTCTCCCGGACGCTGGAGGAGCTAACGGCCCTGCTCTCGACCGAGTGCTCGACGTGGTGGCAGGACCTGCGCGAGCGCATCGCCGCCGACGTCAGCGAGCGGCCCGACGCCGGCGACCCGATATCGGTCCGCCGGGTCCTCCCGCTGCTGCGCGACGCGATGGCCGACGAGGACGTGCTGATCTCCGACGTGGGGAGCCACAAGATGGCGATCGCGAAGCACTTCCCCGTCTACGAGCCGAACACCTGCATCATCTCGAACGGGCTGGCGACCATGGGCATCGCGGTCCCCGGCGGCGTCGCGGCCGACCTCGCGCTGGACGAGGACGTCGTCGTCGCGACCGGCGACGGCGGGTTCCTGATGAACGCCGCCGAGATCGAGACGGCGAGCCGCCTCGGCTGCTCGTACACCATCGTCGTGTTCCGCGACGACGACTACGGGATGATCTCCGAGCATCAGGAAGAACACCGCAACGAGCACTTCGGCACGGCGCTCTCCAACCCCGACCTCGTCGCGTTCGCCGAGAGCTTCGGGATCGAGGCCCGCCGCGCCGACGACTGGGCGACGATCGAGGAGACGCTGAACGAGGTCGTGTCGGCCGACGAGATGACGCTCGTCGAGGTGCCGCTGGGCTGATACGGACTGTTGTAGTCCTTTACCGGTCATCGCCGATCCGCACCGGCGATGACCGGTAAATCGTTACAACAATCCGTATGACTCGGCGCGTACCGGGCCTCGCCCGCTGTCAGCGCGGGCCTACATGCCCACCGCGGCCATTATCAGCCCGACGAGGATGAGCGCGAAGATCAGCAGCGTCACGACCAGAAAGAACCTGTCAGCGCCTGTCATAGGTCTGGATACGGCGACGCGCGGCATAAAACGTGGTCCCGAACGCCGCCGCGGAAGAGTGTGGCACTGACGGACCTCGTTCGCCGGCGCTCCGCGTCGGGGTGACCGCAACCGTTCCGCACCCGCCGCCCCGCGCATAAGTGTCTCTCCGTTGTCCTCCGCCTATGCCCAGAGAGCGGGCCGCCGAGTTCACGATAGACCACGTGCAGGTCCTCGACGAGTCGGGGGAGGCCGACGAGGATCTCGTCCCGAACCTGTCCGAGGAGGAACTGCTCGACCTGTACCGAAACATGAAGCGGGCGCGCCGCTTCGACACGCGGGCCATCGCGCTCCAGCGTCGCGGCGAGATCGGCACCATCGCCCCAGCGATCGGGCAGGAGGCGGTGCAGGTCGCCAGCGCGACGGCGCTGTCCGAGGCCGACTGGATGGTGCCGTCGTTCCGCGAGAGCGCCGCCTACCTGACCCGCGGGATCGACCCGCACCTCCTGCTGTGGTACGCCATGGGGATGGAGGAGGGCGCGGAGGTGCCCGAGGGTGAACACACGATGCCGCCCTCCATCGCCGTCGGGGCCCAGACCCTCCACGGCGCGGGGCTGGGGTGGGGGCAGGCGATCACCGACGACGACGCCGCGTCGCTCGTCTTCTTCGGCGACGGGGCCTCCAGCGAGGGCGACGCCTACGAGGCGTTCAACATGGCCGGCGTGTTCGACGCCCACACCGTCTTCCTCTGTCAGAACAACCGGTACGCTATCAGCGTCCCGACCGAGAACCAGACCCGTGCCGAGACCATCGCCCAGAAGGCCATCGCGGGCGGCATCGACGGGATCCAGGTCGACGGCAACGACGTGCTCGGCACGTACAAGGTCGTCACGGAGGCGCTGGAGCAGGCCCGGCAGGGGAACCCGATCCTCGTCGAGGCGCTCACCTACCGTCAGTCGATGCACACGACCGCGGACGACCCCTCCGTCTACCGGACGCCCGAGGAGGAGGCCGAGTGGGAGGAGCGCGACCCCATCGACCGGTACGAGGACTACCTGCGCTCCGAGGGCGTGCTCGACGACGAGACCGTCGCCGAGATAGAGGAGGACGTCGAGACCGAACTGGAAGCCGCCATCGAGCGCGCCCGCGAGGGGGAGAAAGAGGTCGTCCCCGCGGAGATGTTCGACCACGTCTTCGA
This window contains:
- a CDS encoding acetolactate synthase large subunit; this translates as MTNAADLLAECLEAEGVDYVFGIPGEELEDVLFALRDSDVEFFPVRHEQGAAFMADVHGRVTGEAGVCLSTLGPGATNLLTGVADAHLDKSPLVAITGQGGLERLHKESHQALDVVDTFEPVVKWNTQVSAPETVPESVRKAFKLAEHEKPGATHLEVPEDVAAESIDATPLPTRDRVRRPDPDGASLSRAADLIGASDRPIVLAGNGAVRTRAAEQLRAFVETTNVPVVATFMGKGAVSDADEHSLLTLESGPDDEAATAIERADCVVAVGYDIAEHDPQEWNPSPDKTVIHVDAEPAEVYRHYNPDVEVVADVSRTLEELTALLSTECSTWWQDLRERIAADVSERPDAGDPISVRRVLPLLRDAMADEDVLISDVGSHKMAIAKHFPVYEPNTCIISNGLATMGIAVPGGVAADLALDEDVVVATGDGGFLMNAAEIETASRLGCSYTIVVFRDDDYGMISEHQEEHRNEHFGTALSNPDLVAFAESFGIEARRADDWATIEETLNEVVSADEMTLVEVPLG
- the pdhA gene encoding pyruvate dehydrogenase (acetyl-transferring) E1 component subunit alpha — translated: MPRERAAEFTIDHVQVLDESGEADEDLVPNLSEEELLDLYRNMKRARRFDTRAIALQRRGEIGTIAPAIGQEAVQVASATALSEADWMVPSFRESAAYLTRGIDPHLLLWYAMGMEEGAEVPEGEHTMPPSIAVGAQTLHGAGLGWGQAITDDDAASLVFFGDGASSEGDAYEAFNMAGVFDAHTVFLCQNNRYAISVPTENQTRAETIAQKAIAGGIDGIQVDGNDVLGTYKVVTEALEQARQGNPILVEALTYRQSMHTTADDPSVYRTPEEEAEWEERDPIDRYEDYLRSEGVLDDETVAEIEEDVETELEAAIERAREGEKEVVPAEMFDHVFDELPQSLRKQRDEFRREEVDHD